In one window of Macaca thibetana thibetana isolate TM-01 chromosome 5, ASM2454274v1, whole genome shotgun sequence DNA:
- the LOC126954763 gene encoding 60S ribosomal protein L37a-like yields MIKANKKVRIINKYRTHYGTSLQKIVKKILIYQHAKDTCSFCGKIKIKRQTVGTWHCGSCMEMVAGGARTYNTTSTVMVKLPSEY; encoded by the coding sequence ATGATTAAAGCTAATAAGAAAGTCagaattatcaataaatacaggACCCACTATGGTACCTCCCTCCAGAAAATagtgaagaaaattttaatttaccaGCATGCCAAGGACACTTGCTCCTTCTGTGGCAAAATCAAGATAAAGAGACAAACTGTGGGAACCTGGCACTGTGGTTCCTGCATGGAAATGGTAGCTGGTGGTGCCCGGACCTATAACACCACTTCTACTGTCATGGTAAAGTTGCCATCAGAATACTGA